DNA from Streptomyces sp. Edi4:
GAGCGGCCCGGGCCGTCCGCCGCGACCTCGGTGGTCAGTGCGGCGCCCCGCGCCACCCCTGGACCGGCAGGGCGAACTTGGCGACCAGCCGGTCGGTGAAGGAGGCGTGGTGCAGCCGCGCGAGGCGGACCGGCACGGCCCCGCGCCGCACCTCCACCCGCGCCCCCGCCGGCAGTTCCACCGTGCGGCGCCCGTCGCACCACAGCACCCCGTGCGGCGTGTGCGGCTGCACCTCGACCGCGAGCACCGACGTGGGCGAGGTGACCAGCGGCTTGGCGAACAGCGCGTGCGCGCTGATCGGCACCATGAGCAGCGCCTCGACCTCGGGCCACACCACAGGACCGCCCGCCGAGAAGGCGTACGCGGTCGAGCCGGTCGGGGTGGCGCAGACGATGCCGTCGCAGCCGAACCCGGTCACCGGACGGCCGTCGATCTCCAGGACGACTTCCAGCATCCGCTCGGGTGAGACCTTCTGGACGGCCGCCTCGTTCAGGGCCCAGTCCTTGTGCACCACGTCGCCGTTGTTGTGCACGAGGACATCGAGGGTCATCCGCTCCTCGACCTCATAGGCACGCGTCACGACCCGGTCGACGACCTTGTCGAGGTCGTCGCGCTCGGCCTCCGCGAGGAAGCCCACGCGGCCGAGGTTGACGCCGAGCATGGGAACACCCGACGCCCTGGCGAGTTCGGCGCCGCGCAGCAGGGTGCCGTCGCCGCCGAGGACGATCAGGAGTTCGCAGTCGTCAAGGCACTCGGGGTTGGCGTCCTCGACGATCTCCGGCTCGGCGGGCAGCGGCAGGTCCGCCGCCTCCGCCCGCAGGACACGCACCCCGATGCCGCTGCGCAGCAGGCCCCGTACGACCAGCTCCGCGCTGCGGATGGCCGCGGGTCTTCCGGTGTGGGCGAGCAGGAACACGGTACGCGCGGGCGCGCGGTCCTTCGAACCGTTCTCCGGGCTGTTCTCCGACGAGCTCAACGGGGTCCCTCCGCCACTGCGCGCTCCACGTCCGCGGGATCGAGCGCGGGCGCCCCGGCCCGCAGCCACAGAAAGTACTCGACGTTGCCCGAGGGGCCCGGCAGCGGGCTCGCGGTCACGCCGACCACCCCGAGGCCAAGCGCGGCCGCCTGCGCCGCCACCGTCCGCACCGTCTCGGCGCGCAGCTCGGGGCTGCGTACGACGCCGCCGCTGCCGAGCCGTTCCTTGCCGATCTCGAACTGCGGCTTGACCATGAGGACCAGGTCAGCGTCCGGCGCCGAGCAGCGCACGAGCGCGGGCAGCACCAGGCCGAGCGCGATGAAGGAGAGGTCGCCCACGACGAGGTCGGCGGGCTGTCCGTCCAGGTCGTCCAGCGTCAACTCGCGTACGTTCGTACGGTCCTTCACGGTGACCCGGTCATCGCTCTGCAAGGACCAGGCGAGCTGTCCGTAACCCACGTCGACGGCGACGACATGGCCGGCTCCGGCGCGCAGCAGCACATCGGTGAAGCCGCCCGTCGAGGCGCCGGCGTCGAGCGCGCGGCGCCCCTGGATCTTGAGGCCCAGCGGCACGAAGGCCTCGAACGCCCCCGCCAGTTTGTGCCCGCCGCGCGAGACGTAGTCGGGATCGCTGTCGTCGTCCACGACCACGATCGCGGCGGCGGTCTCGACCTGGGTGGCGGATTTGGTGGCGACGGTCTTGCCGACGCTCACCCGACCCGCGGCGATCAGCTGGGCGGCGTGCTCCCGCGACCGCGCGAGTTTCCGGCGCACCAGCTCGGCGTCGAGGCGGCGGCGTGCCACTCCTGCCACGTTCGGTTCAGCTCCTGTGGTCGTAGTTGGTCGACGGCCCCGTCGGCCGCCCGGGACGCTGGTCCGCCAACGGCCGGGCCGCCCCTGGGGTTCCCGGCGCGGGAGCGTCCAACGCGCTCAGCGCGTCGCGCAGCCCGCCGTGTACATCCTCGTACACCTCCAGGTGCCCCTCGGTACCGAGGTGGTCGACGTCCCCGAGCCGCTGGACGAGCGCGTCGACCCCGGCGTGCCCGGTGCGGTCGCGAGCCACGCCGAGCGGCAGCGGCGCGTCCTCGGTCCGCACCCCGGATTCGGCCACGGGCTGCCCCTGGGGGCCCGGCATCAGGTCGCTCATGCCACGACGCTACCGCGAAGCCCTGGGGTACGGTCGGTGACGATGGCGACCTTGGAGGAGTGCCGCCGCGCACTCGGCAAACTTTCGGACAATCTGGCCCGGGCGCAGGGCGACGTGCGGGCGGCGGCCGCGCTGGACCGCTCGCTGAGCTGCCACGTCACGGATCTGGATACCACGTTCGTGGGCCGTCTCAGGGACGGCCGCGTCGAGGTGGACGACACGGTGGTGGGGGCGCCCCGGGAGAAGGCGCAGATCCGTCTCGCGATGACGGGGGACGATCTGGTGGCGATGGTGGGCGGCGACCTGAACTTCGCGAAGGCGTGGGCATCGGGCAGAGTCCGCCTGGAGGCCCCCTTCCTAGACCTCCTCCGCCTCCGAACCCTCCTCTGACCCCACCCCGTCGGGGCGCTTTGACGGGTGCGGCCCGTACGACCTGTTCGCGCAGTTCCCCGCGCCCCTGACAGGGCAGGTGCCGACCCCTGTGCGCATGCCCAGCCGATCCGGCACTTGAGGACGAGGCCGCTCAGACCGAACCGGGCCTGGGGCGAAGCCCCAGGGACCCGGGCTGGGCGCAGTTCCCCGCGCCCCTGACAGGGGCAGGTGCTGACCCCTGTGCGCATGCCCAGCCGATCCGGCACTTCAGGACGAGGCCGCTCAGGCCGAACGGGGCCTGGGGCGAAGCCCCAGGGACCCCGGCTGGGCGCAGTTCCCCGCGCCCCTGACAGGGGCAGGTGCTGACCCCTGTGCGCATGCCCAGCCGGCCCGGCACTTCAGGACGAGGCCGCTCAGACCGAACCGGGCCTGGGGCGAAGCCCCAGGGACCCCGGCTGGGCGCAGTTCCCCGCGCCCCTGACAGGGGCAGGTGCTGACCCCTGTGCGCATGCCCAGCCGATCCGGCACTTCAGGACGAGGCCGCTCAGACCGAACCGGGCCTGGGGCGAAGCCCCAGGGACCCCGGCTGGGCGCAGTTCCCCGCGCCCCTTGGCGGGGTCGACGCCGGCCCGCGCCGGCATACCCGGCCCTCGAAACCCCCGGCGGAGCCTCCCGCGTTCACCCCCGGCGGGTTTGGGGAAGGGGCGGGGTGGGGGACGACCGACGCCGGGCCACCGGCACCACCAGCGGCGTCCCCGTCTCAGGATCAGCGATCACCTGACACCGCACCTGGAACACCCGCTCCACCAGCTCCGCCGTGACCACCGAGGAGGGCGGCCCCTCAGCCACCACCTCCCCGTCCCTCATGGCAATGAGATGCGTGGCATACCGAGCCGCCTGGTTGAGGTCGTGCAGCACCGCGACCAGCGTCCGCCCCTGCTCCTCATGGAGCTGCGCACACAGATCCAGCACCTCGAACTGGTGCTGGATGTCCAGAAACGTCGTCGGCTCGTCGAGCAGCAGCAGCGGCGTCTGCTGCGCCAGCGCCATCGCGATCCAGACCCGCTGCCGCTGCCCGCCGGACAACTCGTCGACGTACCGCTCCCCGAGCCCCCCGACCCCCGTCGCGTCCATGGACTCCTGGACGATCCGCTCGTCCTCGGGCGACCACTGCCGCAACAGCCCCTGGTGGGGGTAGCGCCCGCGCGCCACGAGGTCCCCCACCGTGATCCCGTCCGGCGCGATGGAGGACTGCGGCAGCAACCCGAGCGTCCGTGCCACCTTCTTCGCGGGCAGCGAGTGGATGGACTGCCCATCGAGCAGCACCCGTCCCCGACTCGGCTTGAGCATCCGCGACAGCGCCCGCAGCAGCGTGGACTTGCCGCACGCGTTGGGCCCGACGATCACCGTGAAGGAGTGGTCCGGGATCTCGACCGACAGGTCCTTGGCGATGACTCGCTGGTCATAGCCGAGGGTGACCGACTCGGCACTGAGGCGTCGCATGCTCGTACTCCTGCTGAAGGGTCCGGATTCCGTAAGGGAGTCAAGGGAGTTGGGGGTATGGAGGGAGCCAAGGGAGCCGGCGGCGGCCGCCGCGGCACGCGCGCTCATATCCGCCCCGCCCTGCGCTCGGTGACGAGCAGCCACAGCAGGTAGACGCCGCCGACCATCCCGGTCAGCACCCCCACCGGCAGCGCGCTCCCGCCGAACAGCCGCTGCGCGCCCCAGTCCGCGACGACCAGGAGCGCCGCGCCCATGAAGGCGGAGGCGCAGACGTTGGGCCCGGCGGCGCGGGTCAGGCGCCGGGCCAGCTGCGGCGCGGTCAGCGCGACGAAGGCGATGGGCCCGGCGGCCGCGGTGGCCGAGGCACTGAGGAGCACCGCGCTGAGCATCAGGACGGTACGGGTCCGCTGCACCGGCACGCCCAGCGCGTACGCCGCGTCGTCGCCCATCTCCAGCATCCGCAGCGGCCGCGCGTAGGTGAGCACCACCGGCAGGAGCACCACGAACAGCACGAGCAGCGGCCAGACCTGCGCCCAGTCGCGTCCGTCGAGGGAGCCGGTGAGCCACACCATCGAACGGGCGGCGTCGACCAGGGTCGACTTGGTGAGCAGATAGTGGATGGCGGCGGTGAGCATCGCGGCGGCGCCGATGCCGACCAGCACGAGCCGGTAGCCGTGCACGCCCTTCTTCCATGCCAGCAGATAGACGGCGACACCCGTCGCGAGCCCGCCGGCGAGTGCGCCGAGCGAGACCGCGAACGCGCCGCCGTGGAAGAACACGATGACGGTGAGCGCGCCCACCGATGAGCCCTGCCCGAAGCCGATGACGTCCGGACTGCCCAGCGGATTGCGGGAGATGGACTGGAAGAGCGCCCCGGAGATGCCGAGCGAGGCCCCCACCAGGAGCGCCACCAGGACGCGCGGCAGCCGCAGTTCGTTGATGATGAAGTCCTGGGCGGGCGTGCCCGATCCGAGCAGGCTTCGTACGACGTCGGCGGGCGGGATCGTGAAGTCGCCGGTGCCGATGAGGACGA
Protein-coding regions in this window:
- a CDS encoding NAD kinase; this encodes MSSSENSPENGSKDRAPARTVFLLAHTGRPAAIRSAELVVRGLLRSGIGVRVLRAEAADLPLPAEPEIVEDANPECLDDCELLIVLGGDGTLLRGAELARASGVPMLGVNLGRVGFLAEAERDDLDKVVDRVVTRAYEVEERMTLDVLVHNNGDVVHKDWALNEAAVQKVSPERMLEVVLEIDGRPVTGFGCDGIVCATPTGSTAYAFSAGGPVVWPEVEALLMVPISAHALFAKPLVTSPTSVLAVEVQPHTPHGVLWCDGRRTVELPAGARVEVRRGAVPVRLARLHHASFTDRLVAKFALPVQGWRGAPH
- a CDS encoding TlyA family RNA methyltransferase; amino-acid sequence: MAGVARRRLDAELVRRKLARSREHAAQLIAAGRVSVGKTVATKSATQVETAAAIVVVDDDSDPDYVSRGGHKLAGAFEAFVPLGLKIQGRRALDAGASTGGFTDVLLRAGAGHVVAVDVGYGQLAWSLQSDDRVTVKDRTNVRELTLDDLDGQPADLVVGDLSFIALGLVLPALVRCSAPDADLVLMVKPQFEIGKERLGSGGVVRSPELRAETVRTVAAQAAALGLGVVGVTASPLPGPSGNVEYFLWLRAGAPALDPADVERAVAEGPR
- a CDS encoding SCP2 sterol-binding domain-containing protein, yielding MATLEECRRALGKLSDNLARAQGDVRAAAALDRSLSCHVTDLDTTFVGRLRDGRVEVDDTVVGAPREKAQIRLAMTGDDLVAMVGGDLNFAKAWASGRVRLEAPFLDLLRLRTLL
- a CDS encoding ABC transporter ATP-binding protein yields the protein MRRLSAESVTLGYDQRVIAKDLSVEIPDHSFTVIVGPNACGKSTLLRALSRMLKPSRGRVLLDGQSIHSLPAKKVARTLGLLPQSSIAPDGITVGDLVARGRYPHQGLLRQWSPEDERIVQESMDATGVGGLGERYVDELSGGQRQRVWIAMALAQQTPLLLLDEPTTFLDIQHQFEVLDLCAQLHEEQGRTLVAVLHDLNQAARYATHLIAMRDGEVVAEGPPSSVVTAELVERVFQVRCQVIADPETGTPLVVPVARRRSSPTPPLPQTRRG
- a CDS encoding iron chelate uptake ABC transporter family permease subunit translates to MKAIRTPGGLSFRAEPRALAVIGALAVLALAAAVVLIGTGDFTIPPADVVRSLLGSGTPAQDFIINELRLPRVLVALLVGASLGISGALFQSISRNPLGSPDVIGFGQGSSVGALTVIVFFHGGAFAVSLGALAGGLATGVAVYLLAWKKGVHGYRLVLVGIGAAAMLTAAIHYLLTKSTLVDAARSMVWLTGSLDGRDWAQVWPLLVLFVVLLPVVLTYARPLRMLEMGDDAAYALGVPVQRTRTVLMLSAVLLSASATAAAGPIAFVALTAPQLARRLTRAAGPNVCASAFMGAALLVVADWGAQRLFGGSALPVGVLTGMVGGVYLLWLLVTERRAGRI